Proteins from a genomic interval of Lycium ferocissimum isolate CSIRO_LF1 chromosome 2, AGI_CSIRO_Lferr_CH_V1, whole genome shotgun sequence:
- the LOC132039418 gene encoding calcium permeable stress-gated cation channel 1-like translates to MATLGDIGLSAAINIISALIFLVAFAILRLQPFNDRVYFPKWYLKGLRHSPTHSGALVTKFVNVDWRAYIRFLNWIPDALKMPEPELIDHAGLDSAVYLRIYLLGLKIFVPITLLAWAILVPVNWTNSTLTKSDFTYSDIDKLSVSNVPLGSLRFWTHIVMAYAFTFWTCYVLKTEYENVAAMRLQFVASEKRRPDQYTVLVRNVPPDADESVSECVEHFFLVNHQDHYLMQQGVYDANKLAKLVKEKKSKQNWLDYYQLKYSRDQSKRPMMKTGFLGCFGEKVDAIDHQTAEIERLSKEIAEEKQRVRKDPKCIMPAAFVSFKSRWGAAVCAQTQQSRNPTLWLTEWAPEPRDIFWKNLAIPYVSLTIRKLIIAVIFFFLTFFFMIPIAFVQTLASIEGITKRAPFLKVIIDVPFIKSFIQGFLPGIALKIFLIFLPTILMIMSKFEGWLSISALERKSASKFYIFTIVNVFLGNIIAGAAFEQLNSFLNQSPNQIPKTIGVAVPMKASFFITYIMVDGWAGIAGEILRLKPLIFYHLKNFFLVKTEKDREEAMDPGSVGFNTGEPQIQLYFLLGLVYAVVTPFLLPFILVFFGLAYVVYRHQIINVYNQEYESAAAFWPDVHGRIIFALCFSQLSLLGLLSTKHAAQSAPFLIALPVLTISFHLYCKGRYEPAFTRYPIQEARRRDTLEQAREPNLNLKGYLQNSYVHPIFKDEDEDEDEDFMMKLENDSVLVPTKRQSRMNTPVPSKISAGSSPSLPDAVGHEH, encoded by the exons ATGGCGACACTTGGAGATATAGGCCTTTCAGCAGCGATAAATATTATATCTGCTTTAATCTTTCTTGTGGCATTTGCAATTCTGCGGCTTCAACCATTCAATGACAGAGTTTATTTCCCCAAATGGTATCTTAAGGGGTTGAGGCACAGTCCCACCCACTCTGGGGCGTTAGTCACGAAATTTGTTAATGTTGATTGGAGGGCATATATAAGGTTTCTGAACTGGATACCGGATGCACTGAAAATGCCTGAACCTGAGCTTATTGACCATGCGGGGTTGGACTCTGCTGTTTATTTGCGGATATACTTGCTAGG GCTGAAAATCTTTGTTCCTATAACATTGCTTGCATGGGCTATCCTGGTACCTGTAAATTGGACAAATAGCACTCTGACAAAATCCGACTTTACTTATAGCGACATTGATAAGCTTTCCGTTTCAAATGTTCCACTTGGGTCACTCAG GTTTTGGACGCATATTGTTATGGCCTATGCCTTCACATTTTGGACCTGCTATGTCCTAAAAACTGAGTATGAAAATGTTGCAGCCATGAGGCTGCAGTTTGTCGCTTCTGAAAAACGTCGCCCTGACCAATATACA GTCCTTGTTAGGAATGTTCCGCCTGATGCCGATGAATCAGTTAGTGAATGTGTGGAGCACTTTTTCCTGGTTAACCATCAAGATCATTATCTCATGCAACAG GGCGTGTATGATGCCAACAAACTAGCAAAATTGGTGAAGGAGAAGAAGAGTAAGCAAAATTGGCTCGACTATTACCAGCTTAAGTACTCCAGGGATCAATCAAAACGGCCTATGATGAAG ACTGGTTTCCTTGGCTGCTTTGGAGAAAAAGTCGATGCAATTGACCATCAGACTGCTGAAATTGAAAGATTGTCAAAAGAG ATAGCTGAAGAGAAACAAAGGGTACGAAAAGACCCAAAGTGTATCATGCCTGCAGCGTTTGTCTCCTTCAAAAGCCGGTGGGGTGCCGCTGTTTGTGCACAAACACAGCAATCCAGAAATCCAACCTTGTGGTTAACAGAATGGGCTCCAGAGCCGCGtgatatattttggaaaaacctGGCGATCCCCTATGTTTCCTTGACAATTAGGAAGCTCATAATTGCTgttatcttcttttttctgACATTCTTCTTCATGATCCCAATTGCATTTGTCCAAACCCTTGCCAGCATTGAGGGGATTACAAAGAGAGCACCATTTCTAAAAGTTATCATTGACGT ACCTTTCATCAAGTCATTCATCCAAGGTTTTCTACCTGGGATTGCTTTGAAGATCTTTCTCATATTTCTGCCTActatattgatgataatgtcCAAATTTGAGGGATGGCTAAGCATATCAGCTCTAGAGAGGAAATCTGCATCTAAATTCTACATCTTCACTATTGTGAATGTGTTCCTCGGGAACATAATTGCAGGAGCTGCATTTGAACAACTAAATTCCTTTCTCAACCAATCACCAAACCA AATCCCTAAAACAATTGGTGTTGCAGTCCCTATGAAAGCATCCTTCTTCATAACCTATATAATGGTGGATGGGTGGGCTGGTATTGCTGGAGAGATCCTAAGACTGAAGCCACTAATATTTTACCACTTGAAGAATTTTTTCTTGGTAAAAACTGAAAAAGATAGAGAAGAGGCAATGGATCCTGGAAGCGTTGGTTTCAACACAGGAGAACCACAGATACAATTATATTTCTTATTGGGGCTTGTCTATGCTGTGGTCACACCATTTCTGCTTCCGTTCATATTGGTCTTCTTTGGCCTGGCATATGTAGTATATCGTCATCAG ATTATTAATGTATATAATCAGGAGTACGAAAGTGCAGCAGCATTCTGGCCAGATGTTCATGGACGTATAATTTTCGCTCTGTGCTTCTCTCAGTTATCTCTACTGGGCTTGCTAAGTACAAAACATGCTGCTCAGTCAGCACCTTTCCTGATTGCCCTTCCAGTGCTGACCATCTCATTTCACTTATACTGCAAAGGTCGTTATGAGCCGGCTTTCACCAGATATCCGATACAG GAAGCAAGGAGGAGAGATACTCTGGAACAAGCAAGGGAACCGAACCTTAATCTGAAGGGCTACCTTCAAAATTCTTATGTGCATCCTATTTTCAAAGACGAAGATGAGGATGAAGATGAGGACTTCATGATGAAACTGGAGAATGATAGCGTGCTTGTCCCCACCAAACGCCAATCAAGAATGAATACACCAGTACCCAGCAAAATCAGTGCTGGCTCGTCTCCGTCGCTTCCTGATGCAGTTGGTCATGAACATTAA